One stretch of Geoalkalibacter ferrihydriticus DSM 17813 DNA includes these proteins:
- a CDS encoding YqhA family protein, giving the protein MIKKVLAGSRYLILIAVFGSFLAATALLVYGGIEVVVLIKEAIAYGEVSQKGAKSLALAFIEMVDLFLLGTVFYIVALGLYELFIDDSLVLPAWLEIRDLDGLKNKLVGVVVVVLAVTFLGQVVTWDGERDLLGLGVGIAVVIAALTWFLGLKGKKGNGGKKYLEE; this is encoded by the coding sequence ATGATCAAAAAGGTCCTTGCCGGTAGCCGTTATCTCATCCTCATCGCCGTTTTCGGCTCCTTCCTCGCGGCCACCGCTCTTCTGGTCTACGGCGGGATTGAGGTTGTCGTCCTCATCAAGGAGGCCATCGCGTATGGGGAAGTTTCCCAAAAGGGGGCCAAGTCCCTCGCACTGGCCTTTATTGAGATGGTTGACCTTTTCCTGCTTGGGACCGTTTTCTACATTGTTGCTCTCGGGCTCTACGAGCTGTTTATCGATGACAGCCTGGTTCTGCCGGCCTGGCTCGAAATCCGTGACCTCGACGGCCTTAAGAACAAGCTGGTCGGGGTCGTCGTCGTCGTCCTCGCTGTTACATTCCTCGGCCAGGTCGTCACCTGGGATGGTGAGCGCGACCTGCTCGGGCTTGGGGTCGGCATTGCCGTTGTAATTGCGGCGTTAACCTGGTTTCTCGGACTGAAGGGGAAAAAGGGGAACGGTGGGAAGAAATATCTGGAAGAATGA
- the trhA gene encoding PAQR family membrane homeostasis protein TrhA, giving the protein MDPRYYRINQIANTLAPGVGFMLSIPGLALLLTAAARHGDLWHVVSSAVYGVSLVISYATFTLYHIFKYHQRWGHLFKVLDHSVIYLLIAGTYTPFTLVFLRGNWGWTLFGAIWGLTLAGILFKIFFVYRFKILAPLLYLAMSWLIILAIKPALALVPTQALHLLLAGGLAYSFGLIFYAWKALLFHHAIWHLFVFSGSLLHYLAVLWHVIPAPTL; this is encoded by the coding sequence ATGGATCCGCGTTATTATCGCATCAACCAGATCGCCAATACGCTTGCGCCCGGCGTCGGCTTTATGTTGAGCATTCCCGGGCTGGCGCTGCTGCTGACGGCGGCGGCGCGGCATGGAGATCTCTGGCATGTGGTAAGCAGCGCCGTCTACGGCGTGTCGTTGGTGATTTCCTACGCCACCTTCACCCTCTACCACATCTTTAAATACCATCAACGCTGGGGACATCTGTTCAAGGTTCTCGACCATTCGGTCATCTACCTGCTCATCGCCGGCACCTATACACCCTTCACCCTGGTGTTTCTGCGCGGCAATTGGGGCTGGACGCTGTTCGGCGCGATCTGGGGTCTGACTCTGGCCGGGATTCTGTTCAAAATCTTTTTCGTATACCGCTTCAAGATTCTCGCCCCCCTGCTCTACCTGGCCATGAGCTGGCTGATCATTCTGGCCATCAAACCCGCGTTGGCACTGGTTCCGACGCAGGCTCTTCATCTTCTTCTCGCCGGTGGTCTCGCCTACAGCTTCGGGCTGATCTTCTACGCCTGGAAAGCCCTGCTGTTCCACCACGCCATCTGGCACCTGTTCGTCTTTTCCGGCAGCCTGCTGCACTACCTGGCGGTGCTCTGGCATGTCATTCCCGCGCCGACGCTCTGA
- a CDS encoding glutamate synthase subunit beta, producing MQNFINTNRQEQAKEQAPARIQSFDEIYRFYTRSQAAAQAERCIQCGDPFCAALGCPLGNAIPQWLGAIAERDLKKAFLLSNETSPFPEVLGRICPHTHVCEGACTLNDGYGAITIGAIEASISDLGFAAGYELPFPGVTRPQKVAVVGSGPAGMSCAHFLLRAGIGVEMFERSSEPGGLLSLGIPNFKLDKQTVRRRFDILQKAGLKLHLEQEVGRDVNFSELTENFDAVFLGVGATGGRLPRLAHERHGSVFLAMEFLTEVQSRLLGRKMHRRFDVRGKRVVVVGGGDTAMDCVRTAIREGAETVTCVYRRDEANMPGSEKEYHNAVEEGVLFYFHRAPTKIIVDNDGRLTGVEVLQTCLADPGPDGRRQVKEVPCSEHCIVADTLILALGFDVEDFGFLHKAGIQTRHRRLFVDRDTGRTSHPKVFAGGDCHRGADLAVTAAADGRRAAFAIMEQLLSE from the coding sequence ATGCAGAATTTCATCAACACCAACCGCCAGGAGCAGGCCAAGGAACAGGCCCCCGCGCGGATTCAAAGCTTCGACGAGATCTACCGCTTCTACACCCGCTCGCAGGCAGCGGCCCAGGCCGAGCGCTGCATCCAATGCGGCGACCCCTTCTGCGCCGCCTTGGGCTGCCCCCTGGGCAACGCCATTCCACAATGGCTGGGGGCGATTGCCGAGCGTGACCTGAAAAAGGCTTTTCTGCTCTCCAATGAGACCTCGCCCTTTCCCGAAGTGCTGGGGCGCATCTGCCCCCACACGCATGTGTGCGAAGGCGCCTGCACCCTCAACGACGGCTACGGCGCCATCACCATCGGCGCCATCGAAGCCTCCATCAGCGATCTGGGCTTTGCCGCAGGCTACGAGCTGCCTTTTCCCGGCGTGACCCGCCCGCAGAAGGTGGCGGTGGTCGGTTCGGGCCCGGCGGGCATGTCCTGCGCTCATTTTCTGCTGCGCGCCGGCATCGGCGTCGAAATGTTCGAGCGTTCGTCCGAACCCGGGGGCCTGCTTAGCCTGGGCATTCCTAATTTCAAACTGGACAAACAGACTGTGCGGCGGCGCTTCGACATCCTGCAAAAGGCCGGTCTCAAGCTGCATCTTGAGCAGGAGGTGGGACGCGATGTGAATTTTTCCGAACTAACGGAGAATTTCGACGCGGTGTTTCTCGGCGTGGGTGCCACGGGCGGCCGCCTGCCGCGCCTGGCCCACGAGCGCCACGGCAGCGTGTTTCTGGCCATGGAATTTCTTACGGAGGTACAGAGCCGCCTGCTGGGGCGCAAAATGCATCGGCGTTTCGACGTGCGCGGCAAGCGCGTGGTGGTGGTGGGCGGCGGCGACACCGCCATGGACTGCGTACGCACCGCCATCCGCGAGGGGGCCGAGACCGTGACCTGCGTGTATCGCCGCGACGAGGCCAACATGCCCGGCAGTGAAAAAGAGTACCACAACGCCGTCGAGGAAGGCGTGCTCTTCTACTTTCACCGCGCGCCGACCAAGATCATCGTCGACAATGACGGCCGCCTCACCGGCGTCGAGGTATTGCAGACCTGTCTGGCCGATCCCGGCCCGGACGGACGCCGCCAGGTCAAGGAGGTGCCCTGCTCGGAGCACTGCATCGTTGCCGACACTCTGATCCTGGCCCTGGGCTTCGATGTGGAAGACTTCGGTTTTCTGCACAAGGCCGGCATCCAGACCCGTCACCGCCGCCTGTTCGTCGACCGTGATACGGGTCGCACGTCCCATCCCAAGGTTTTTGCCGGCGGCGACTGCCATCGCGGCGCCGATCTGGCCGTGACCGCCGCCGCCGATGGACGCCGCGCGGCCTTTGCCATCATGGAACAGTTGCTAAGCGAATGA